A window from Sceloporus undulatus isolate JIND9_A2432 ecotype Alabama chromosome 8, SceUnd_v1.1, whole genome shotgun sequence encodes these proteins:
- the METRN gene encoding meteorin, which produces MPLVLRLLCLLLLDAALCNYSEDQCSWRGSGLSQEAGSVEQISLHCAEGSLEWLYPAGALRLSLFPRLPTSTTSKENPRRVTACIKSSSSFRGAQIYLERDGVLELLLSEADATVQPKVRCFSWLPKEKVALFLQSTLHQDISRRIAAFRYELRGNWNSRFSWPSRNLSMEDSGSCRPCNNTEILMAVCTSDFVIRGNIRTVTNDKESQESIISVSATRIHRQKFALFQPVGKYGKSTGSIRTLLRCGVKPGPGSFLFTGWLHFGEAWLSCAPRYKDFRHIYEDARQAHENPCEVSLD; this is translated from the exons tGGCCTCTCCCAAGAAGCTGGCAGTGTGGAGCAGATCTCCTTACATTGTGCAGAGGGATCTCTGGAGTGGCTCTACCCAGCGGGAGCCTTACGCCTGAGCCTTTTCCCCCGCCTCCCCACAAGCACCACCAGCAAAGAGAACCCCAGACGCGTGACGGCCTGCATTAAATCTTCCAGCAGCTTCCGCGGCGCTCAGATTTACTTGGAGAGGGATGGTGTGTTGGAGCTCCTCCTCTCGGAGGCGGATGCCACTGTCCAGCCCAAGGTGCGCTGTTTCAGCTGGTTGCCCAAGGAGAAGGTTGCCCTGTTCCTTCAGTCCACCTTGCACCAGGACATCAGCCGGCGCATCGCCGCCTTCCGCTATGAGCTGCGGGGCAATTGGAACTCTCGTTTTTCTTGGCCATCCAGAAATCTCAGCATGGAAG ATTCAGGGAGTTGCCGGCCATGTAACAACACTGAAATCCTGATGGCTGTTTGCACTAGCGATTTTG TCATTCGTGGGAATATCCGGACAGTCACCAACGATAAAGAATCGCAAGAATCCATCATCAGCGTGAGCGCCACCCGGATTCATCGCCAAAAATTTGCCTTGTTCCAACCAGTTGGCAAATATGGGAAATCCACCGGCAGCATCCGTACCCTGCTGCGATGTGGGGTGAAACCAGGACCTGGCAGCTTCCTCTTCACAGGATGGCTACACTTTGGGGAGGCTTGGCTCAGCTGTGCCCCCCGGTACAAAGACTTCCGCCACATATACGAGGATGCGCGCCAGGCTCATGAAAACCCTTGCGAAGTCTCATTGGACTGA